The genomic segment AATCTGGAAGGGTATAACGAGCATGTTGCAAAATATAATTCGGAACATGAAGACAAGCAGCCCCTGATGCCTTATATCGTTGTGATTATTGATGAGCTGGCCGATCTGATGATGGTCGCATCAAAAGATGTGGAAGAGACAGTGACCCGGCTTGCGCAGATGGCACGGGCTGCAGGTATTCATCTGATCATTGCAACGCAGCGGCCTTCAGTAGATATTATCACCGGCGTGATCAAAGCAAATATTCCGTCACGTATTGCTTTCAGCGTCTCATCAATGATGGATTCACGTACCATTCTTGATTCCGGAGGTGCTGAAAAACTGCTCGGGAAGGGAGATATGCTGTTTCTCCCTATAGGTGCATCCAAACCGATTCGTATCCAGGGTGCCTTTTTGTCCGATGAAGAAGTGGAGCATGTTGTTCAGTATGTCATCAGTCAGCAGAAAGCAAATTATCGCAAAGACTTAATTCCTCAGGATCATCCTGAGCAGAACAGGGAGAAAGTTGACGACGATTTATTTGATGACGCTGTTCAGCTGGTCGTCAATATGCAGACAGCAAGTGTATCCATGCTGCAGCGCAGGTTCCGGATCGGTTATACACGGGCAGCACGATTGATTGACGCCATGGAAGACAGGCACATCGTCGGCCCTTATGAGGGCAGCAAGCCGCGCGCAGTTCTTGTTCCGAAACAGGATGATGAGGCATCCAGTCATAATTGAGCGACAGAGGTAAGGTGGACGAAGAGTCATGAGAAATATACTGATCACAGGTGCAAGTGGTTCAATTGGTCAGGCAGTAGCCGGGAGAATCGCAATGTCCGGTGCGTCTCTGTATCTTCATTACTGCACAGGTGTTGATCGGATTCAGAAACTTTCCGGCAAACTCAGAAATAAATTTCCTGAACAGTTTTTTACATGTGTTCAGGCAGATCTTGCAGATGAAAACGGGCCGGATAAACTGCTTCATCAGCTGGATCAGCAGGTTGACGGCGTTATTTATACAAGCGGGCAAAGTCAGGTCGGACTTTTCCAGGATGTCCCTTTAAAATCAGTGCAACAGCAGATCCAGCTCCAGCTGATCAGTCCGTTCCGTATCATTCAGAGCCTGATTCAACCGATGATCAGGGAAAAGCAGGGAAAAATTGTGATTGTTTCTTCCATCTGGGGACTGACTGGTGCTTCTACCGAAGTTCTGTATTCCATGGTCAAAGGCGGACAAAACACGTTCGTTAAGGCGCTGGCAAAAGAAGTCGCGCCCAGTGGTATTTCCGTCAATGCCGTTGCGCCGGGAGCTGTTGATACCCCCATGATGGACGAGTTCAGCAAACAGGATATCGCGCTCGTTAAAGAAGATATTCCCATGGACAGACTGGCTGAACCTGAAGAAGTCGCTTCACTCGTTGCCTTTCTTATGCGCCCTGAATCCAGCTATATCAGCGGACAGGTTATTTCGATCAATGGGGCATGGTACTGCTGACTGGAATTTCCGTAATAAAAGAGCAGAATCGAGACAACCTAAACATGCACAAAATATAGCAGGGAGGTTGTCTCATGTCTGTATTGGAAAACTGGGATAAATGGAAAACATTTCTTGGGGAAAAAGCAGATCAGGCGCAAAAAATGGGTGTAGATGAAGAAACGCTGACAGGTTTTGCAAAAAAAATTGGTGATTATCTTAGCCAGAATGTGGACCCGAAAACAGATCAGGAACGTGTGCTTTCCGATTTGTGGCATGTCGCAGAGGATCATGAGCGGGAAATGCTGGCTCACTTAATGCTTAAGCTTGTTGATCAGGATGCACACCGGATGCAGCGACAGAGTTGAACCTGAATAAAGAAAAAAGAGAGGCCCGATGGCGTCTCTTTTTTCTTGTACCCTGTCGTTAAAATGTAAGGTTTATGATAATATTAACTAAGGGTGTAAAGAAGGACATGTGCTGATATAAGGATGTGGACCTTCTTTCATTTTTCGGGCATCTTTATACGAAAGTCTGTTTTTACGGAGAGGGCAAGCATCCATGAGCGACGGCAATGAATGGTATCTGGAATATGAAATACATAGAAATGAGCCGGGGCTTCTTGGAGATGTCGCATCGCTCCTTGGTAAGCTGGAAATCAATATTCTTACGATAAACGGTATTGATCATAAACGGCGCGGACTCCTCGTTTGTACGGATAAAGATCAACAGATTTATCGTTTTCTTGAAATTGTTGGAACCATGAAGAGGATACATTTGACGAAGGTACGTCGAACGACTTTAATGGACAGGCTGGCCGTACGCCACGGAAGATATGTCGAGAGGGATACAGATGACCGGAAAACCTTTCGTTTCACCCGGGATGAAATCGGACTTCTTGTTGATTTTATGGCCGAATTGTTTAAAAAGCCAGGTCATCTCCTGATCGGTATACGCGGAATTCCGCGTGTGGGAAAATCCGAATCCATTATCGCGGCAAGCGTATCCGCAAACAAACGCTGGATATTTGTCTCTTCGACTCTGCTCAGGCAGACCATCCGCACTCATCTGTCCGAAGACGAACGGTTAAACGATCATATTTTTGTCATTGACGGACTGGTCTCAATGAAACAGGGTACGGAATCTCACTGGAGGCTGATTCACCAGATCATGCGCCGGCCGGTTACCAAAGTTGTGGAACATCCGGATGTTTTTGTCCGTCATACGGAGTACACAATGGACGACTTTGATTATATGCTCGAGCTCCGTAATCATCAGAACGAAACCATTGATTACGATTCTTATATGAATGAACTTAATCTTTTCTGAAATTGATTTTAATAAGTATTGGTAGGTGTTTTTCATGAGTGAACTTGGTCAGGCATTGAAGGACGCCAGAGAAAATAAGGGACTGACTCTGGATGCACTTCAGGAACAGACAAAAATTCAGAAACGTTATCTCCAGGCAATCGAGGAGGGTCATTTTGAACGTTTACCCGGTGCATTTTATACTCGGGCCTTTATTAAGAGTTATGCCGAAACCGTCGGCCTCGATTTCGCAGAGTTGACAGAAAAATACGCATCAGAAATGCCGAAGGTTCATCATGAGTCTTCAGAAATTCGTACACTTCCTCCTGATGGGACGGATGACCTGCCTTCAAGAGCTTCCCGTCCGGGCAGAAAAAAGCCTGGGAACTGGTCGTCTGTGATCAACAAAGCGATCATTATCGTCATCTGTCTCATCGTACTCATGATCGTGTATATTCTGATTTCCAATTTTGCAGGAAGTCGTGCAGAAAAGGCTCCGGATACGAATCAGGGAACGGGCTCCTCCATTTCTTTCAGTGGGACCACTCAATCGGATTCAGGCAGTTCCATAGCCGATTCAGGGAACAGCCAGTCCGGATCCTCCCCATCGACATCGCAGAAGCAGAGTTTGAAGCCGGAACAGACGCAGGAAAATAAGAGCACCTATACACTTACAGGAACAACGGAATTCAAAGTGAATATCGCAACGAAAAACGGTAACCCGGCCTGGTTCCGCGCTAAGGACGAAACGGGTAAAATACTTCTTGAAGGAACCGCGTCGGATGCAGGTAAAAAATCGTACAGCTTTGATGCAGGGAAAGTGAAATCACTTTCTATCAAGTTCGGCAGCGTGCCCAACACTGAGTTTAGGGTTAACGGTCAAGCGTTCCATTTTCCAAACAAAAATATAATCCAGACGATTATCATTAAATTCAACAAATAACCAGCCTGAGAACGGGGCTTGCCTGATTACGACAGCCCTTTTTTCAATGGTGATATTTTGAAAAATATGATAGAAATGTGTCAGATGATCTTTTTGACAATAATTTTTGCACGTATAAGGAGGAATTTGATGTGAATATAGCCAATAAGTTAACTGTGTCCCGTATGGTTATGATCCCCATTTTTTTGATCTTTCTTCTGGCCCCTCTTCAACTGGGTACAATTGGCTCAGGTGATTTTACTCTTCCCGTATCTCAGATGATCGCCGGATTTATTTTTATGCTCGCTTCTTTCACCGACTGGCTTGATGGACAAATTGCCCGGAGAAGGCATCTTGTGACCAATTTCGGCAAGTTCTCCGATCCGCTTGCCGACAAACTGCTTGTCATGAGCGCGTTTGTTTCTTTTGTCGGAATGGGCAGGATGGCTTCCTGGATGATTATCGTGATTCTCGCCCGGGAATTTGCGGTAACCGGATTACGTCTTGTTGCAGCAGGAGAGGGGGATGTTATTGCGGCAGGAAAAATGGGAAAATGGAAAACATTGTTCCAGATGGTTGCTATTATTTTGTTCCTGTTCAACAATATTCCATTCGGTATCGATGGCTTTCCTCTTGATCAGATCATTCTCTGGATTGCGGTTATCCTTACCATTGTGTCGGGAGCTGATTATTTTTATAAAAACCGGGATGTGATTCTTCGGTCAAAGTAATTCTTTCCGGTTGCACTTCGCAACCTCCTGAATGATAATAAGATTAAAGAATGGAAGATTGTGCGATTAAGAATTGGAGTCCTGATTTCATGAACGCAGAGATTATAGCAGTTGGTTCTGAACTCCTGCTTGGGCAGATTGCAAATACGAATGCGCAGTTCATATCGGAGCACCTTGCCACACTGGGGATTAACGTCTATTTTCATACGGTATGCGGCGATAATCGCAACCGCCTCCGTGACACCATCAGACACGCTGAAGAAAGATCCGATCTGCTTATCTTTACAGGCGGTCTTGGTCCGACAAAGGATGATTTAACGAAAGAAACGGTTGCAGAATGTCTGGACAGAAAACTGGTGACGGATCCTGATGCAATGAATAGTATTATGGCTTATTTTAAGGAAACAGGCAGAGAAATGACGCCCAATAACCGGAAACAGGCACTGGTTATCGAAGGAAGCCGGGTATTGCCGAACAGGCAGGGAATGGCACCGGGAATGGTCGCTGAAAAGGACGGACGCATGTATGTATTAATGCCCGGGTTCCTTCAGAAATGAAGCCCATGTTTCTGGAATTTGCCGCCAGTCACCTCGCTCTGAGCAGCAAAGAACACATTGAGTCTCGTGTGTTACGCTTTTTCGGTATTGGGGAATCTGCGCTGGAAACTAAAATTATCGATCTGATTGATAACCAGTCGAATCCCACGATTGCTCCGCTGGCCAAGGAAGGCGAAGTAACTCTTCGCCTGACGGCCAGACACCGCAGACGGGAGAGCGCCATTCAGATGCTTGATCGCGTTGAGAAGCAGATTGATGAGCGAACAGGCGGGTATCTGTACGGCTACGGCGAGGAATCACTGGCTGAGCACGTCTTTCGTTTGTTAAAAAAGAAGGGCAAAACCATTGCTTTTGCTGAAAGTCTGACCGGGGGCATGGCAGCGGAATGGATGACCGGTTTTTCTGGCGCTTCGTCGGTGTTGAACGGGGGTATCGTCTGCTACACAAATGAGGTGAAGGCCCATGTTCTTGGCATTCCCCAAACTTTGCTGCACTCTGCGGGAGCGGTCAGCGCGGAGTGTGCGAAACAAATGGCATCGTCCGTCAGAAATCTGTGTGCTTCGGACATTGGTGTGGGCTTTACAGGAGTGGCCGGACCGGAAAAAAGTGAGGGTAAAGATGTCGGCACGGTTTATATCGGTATTGCTGACCAAGATGGCTCAGAAAGTTATCTATACAAGTTGGCCGGTTCACGGAGAATGATCAGGATCCGTTCGGTTAAAACAGGTTACGACCTGGTCAGAAGGCATCTTCTGAAGTTACCTCTTATTGAACGGTTATAATGATACGAATAAATATTTGGGGAACACTTGTGCTTATTCATTAAAAAAGGTATGATTTAATAAGAAAGTTTTAAGGAGATGATCCGGGAGAATGGCTGGGAAAAATGACAGAAAGGCAGCACTGGACAGTGCACTGCGTCAAATCGAAAAACAATTCGGAAAAGGTTCGATCATGAGGCTTGGTGAACAGCCGGAGCAGCGTGTGTCGACCGTTTCGAGCGGTTCTCTGACACTTGATATCGCCATGGGTGTCGGAGGATATCCACGTGGACGGATCATTGAAATATACGGGCCTGAATCCTCAGGTAAAACGACGGTGGCCCTGCATGCTATTGCTGAAGCTCAGAAAGGTGGAGGACAGGCCGCCTTTATTGATGCAGAACATGCTCTTGATCCTGTTTATGCAGAACACCTGGGCGTCAATATAGATGAACTGCTCCTGTCACAGCCGGATACAGGTGAGCAGGCACTGGAAATCTGTGAAGCATTGGTCAGGAGCGGTGCCATTGATATTGTTGTTATCGATTCTGTAGCTGCTCTGGTTCCAAAAGCTGAAATCGAAGGTGAAATGGGTGATTCCCATGTCGGGTTGCAGGCGCGTCTCATGTCTCAGGCATTGAGGAAATTGTCAGGAGCCATCAGTAAATCAAAAACAACGGCTATTTTTATCAACCAGATCCGTGAAAAAGTCGGTGTGATGTTCGGAAATCCTGAGACGACACCAGGAGGACGCGCGCTGAAATTTTACGCCTCCGTCCGCCTTGAAGTCCGTCGCGCCGAAGCGTTAAAAGTTGGGAATGATATTGTAGGAAACCGTACAAGAATTAAAGTAGTGAAAAACAAGGTTGCCCCTCCTTTCAAACAGGCGGAAGTGGATATTATGTATGGTCATGGTATTTCCAGTGAAGGTGAGATCCTCGATATCGGTTCTGATCTGGATATTGTGGAAAAAAGCGGGTCCTGGTATTCATATCATAAAGAGCGGCTCGGTCAGGGAAGAGAAAATGCAAAATTATTTTTGAAAGAAAATGAGCCGATCAGGGAAGAAATCAAGAAACAAATCAGGCAGCATTATCATTTGGATGAAACACCAGATGAAACACCGGATGAATCAGCGGATAAAGAAGCTGTGGTTCATAGTTCGGATGCCCCCAAAAAATAATTGAAGGATATCAGGGAAAAAGATTGCGTCAGAGGAACGCAATCTTTTTTTATAGCCAGAATACCTTTGGGGTGATTTGCCTAAAACATGTAAGGTTGACAACCTATATACGCAACTATACAATTAACTTGTGACTTATCAGTCACATATTTCATGTTCATGTAAATTTTTCTGCCAGTAAGTGCTTAACGGATAATGTCATAATGACTGAAGGGAAGCTGTAAATAGAACCGGAGACAGATGAAAGCTGTTCATTGATTCCGTATCCCTCAGTTTCTTATCGTTTCTTTTAAGCACCATGCAAAAGTAAAAGTGACAGATTTTACTTCTTGACGATACGGAAAAGCAAGGAGGTGAAATGATGACGATTATTACAATCATCTCCATTGCGCTGATCTCTGTTGTTTGTCTGTTTGTTGGTTATTTTTACAGGAAAAAAATTGCTGAGG from the Sporolactobacillus sp. Y61 genome contains:
- a CDS encoding DUF3388 domain-containing protein — encoded protein: MSDGNEWYLEYEIHRNEPGLLGDVASLLGKLEINILTINGIDHKRRGLLVCTDKDQQIYRFLEIVGTMKRIHLTKVRRTTLMDRLAVRHGRYVERDTDDRKTFRFTRDEIGLLVDFMAELFKKPGHLLIGIRGIPRVGKSESIIAASVSANKRWIFVSSTLLRQTIRTHLSEDERLNDHIFVIDGLVSMKQGTESHWRLIHQIMRRPVTKVVEHPDVFVRHTEYTMDDFDYMLELRNHQNETIDYDSYMNELNLF
- a CDS encoding DUF3243 domain-containing protein — protein: MSVLENWDKWKTFLGEKADQAQKMGVDEETLTGFAKKIGDYLSQNVDPKTDQERVLSDLWHVAEDHEREMLAHLMLKLVDQDAHRMQRQS
- the recA gene encoding recombinase RecA: MAGKNDRKAALDSALRQIEKQFGKGSIMRLGEQPEQRVSTVSSGSLTLDIAMGVGGYPRGRIIEIYGPESSGKTTVALHAIAEAQKGGGQAAFIDAEHALDPVYAEHLGVNIDELLLSQPDTGEQALEICEALVRSGAIDIVVIDSVAALVPKAEIEGEMGDSHVGLQARLMSQALRKLSGAISKSKTTAIFINQIREKVGVMFGNPETTPGGRALKFYASVRLEVRRAEALKVGNDIVGNRTRIKVVKNKVAPPFKQAEVDIMYGHGISSEGEILDIGSDLDIVEKSGSWYSYHKERLGQGRENAKLFLKENEPIREEIKKQIRQHYHLDETPDETPDESADKEAVVHSSDAPKK
- a CDS encoding SDR family oxidoreductase; the protein is MRNILITGASGSIGQAVAGRIAMSGASLYLHYCTGVDRIQKLSGKLRNKFPEQFFTCVQADLADENGPDKLLHQLDQQVDGVIYTSGQSQVGLFQDVPLKSVQQQIQLQLISPFRIIQSLIQPMIREKQGKIVIVSSIWGLTGASTEVLYSMVKGGQNTFVKALAKEVAPSGISVNAVAPGAVDTPMMDEFSKQDIALVKEDIPMDRLAEPEEVASLVAFLMRPESSYISGQVISINGAWYC
- a CDS encoding helix-turn-helix domain-containing protein; the protein is MSELGQALKDARENKGLTLDALQEQTKIQKRYLQAIEEGHFERLPGAFYTRAFIKSYAETVGLDFAELTEKYASEMPKVHHESSEIRTLPPDGTDDLPSRASRPGRKKPGNWSSVINKAIIIVICLIVLMIVYILISNFAGSRAEKAPDTNQGTGSSISFSGTTQSDSGSSIADSGNSQSGSSPSTSQKQSLKPEQTQENKSTYTLTGTTEFKVNIATKNGNPAWFRAKDETGKILLEGTASDAGKKSYSFDAGKVKSLSIKFGSVPNTEFRVNGQAFHFPNKNIIQTIIIKFNK
- the pgsA gene encoding CDP-diacylglycerol--glycerol-3-phosphate 3-phosphatidyltransferase, whose protein sequence is MNIANKLTVSRMVMIPIFLIFLLAPLQLGTIGSGDFTLPVSQMIAGFIFMLASFTDWLDGQIARRRHLVTNFGKFSDPLADKLLVMSAFVSFVGMGRMASWMIIVILAREFAVTGLRLVAAGEGDVIAAGKMGKWKTLFQMVAIILFLFNNIPFGIDGFPLDQIILWIAVILTIVSGADYFYKNRDVILRSK